A single window of Salvia splendens isolate huo1 chromosome 6, SspV2, whole genome shotgun sequence DNA harbors:
- the LOC121808911 gene encoding uncharacterized protein LOC121808911: MEIDLIGSNMENSGVEYNPRKLEELLLGQEMLFKVQSRDNKEYYRRYQYTINKICNIQEIVEKHVPLNIGSKVLNSDVKLCDLLFSDDIVDVSGKGFVTPDLSVVTKQNGVEWVAEGSVNMCLEDEFDSCDDFCFGKIKKKMKKVNLIEEEDETFVSYIIYTIEFQKRGLPHAHILFFLSNEDKQPHPRRIDEIISAEIPGPLIDPYYYECVKELMMHGLCGVVRKSSPCMRYGRCTKYYPKKFVSDTVFDDDGYPIYRRRDNGRVVLKDGISLDNRYVVPHHRFLLVKYVGHINVEWCNKSRSIKYLFKYVHKSYDRVTTSFFQSGVDGAEKNLDEVSLYYDYRYVSACETAWRTFGFGIQYKDPSIERTIHESKFLGWMEVKKLYSEGRNLTYGEFPTKFVWKKDHWDPRKQRYSVGRLFYVALGSGDMYYLRCLLNVVKGAICYEDLRFINGVQYDSFIDACFALGLLDDDKEYIDGIVEASFWSSAHSLRLLFVSLLSSESVSRADVLWQKCWKHLSDDAVYNQRKLRNRPGREHLEFLSKFTDEQLNVHDTIMSPVNSKWRKNVFCLWVWGYRKNIHLEVFVSRDSFERMNCVKCGIQWHSFFIVTWGWNCSLTL, encoded by the exons ATGGAGATTGATCTTATTGGAAGCAATATGGAA AATTCTGGTGTGGAATATAATCCTAGGAAACTTGAGGAGCTTCTTTTGGGTCAAGAGATGTTGTTTAAGGTTCAAAGTAGGGACAACAAGGAGTATTATCGCAGATATCAATATACGATTaacaaaatatgcaatattCAAGAAATTGTGGAGAAGCATGTTCCTCTGAACATTGGATCAAAAGTTCTGAATTCTGATGTGAAGTTGTGTGATTTACTCTTTAGTGATGATATAGTAGAT GTAAGTGGTAAGGGCTTTGTTACTCCTGATTTATCTGTGGTTACCAAGCAAAATGGGGTTGAGTGGGTTGCTGAAGGAAGTGTGAATATGTGCTTGGAAGATGAGTTTGATAGTTGTGATGATTTCTGCTTTGGAAAGatcaagaagaagatgaagaaagtaaatttgattgaagaagaagatgagacTTTTGTCAGCTACA TTATTTACACCATTGAGTTTCAGAAACGTGGATTGCCTCATGcgcatattttgttttttttaagcaATGAGGATAAGCAACCTCATCCACGACGCATTGATGAAATTATATCTGCTGAAATTCCTGGTCCATTGATTGATCCTTATTATTATGAGTGTGTTAAGGAACTTATGATGCATGGTCTGTGTGGTGTGGTTCGAAAATCATCCCCTTGCATGCGTTATGGACGTTGTACTAAGTATTATCCGAAGAAATTTGTTTCTGATACAGTATTTGATGATGACGGTTATCCCATTTATAGGCGTAGAGATAATGGCCGGGTTGTGTTGAAGGATGGTATTTCTTTGGATAATAGATATGTTGTGCCTCACCATCGTTTTCTCCTTGTGAAATATGTTGGTCATATTAATGTCGAGTGGTGTAATAAGTCCCGTTCAATCAAGTATTTGTTCAAATATGTACATAAGAGTTATGATAGGGTGACGACATCTTTTTTCCAATCTGGTGTTGATGGTGCTGAAAAGAATTTGGATGAAGTTAGTTTGTATTATGATTATAGATATGTATCTGCATGTGAAACTGCTTGGAGAACTTTTGGATTTGGGATTCAATACAAGGATCCTTCTATTGAACG GACGATTCATGAGAGTAAGTTCTTAGGTTGGATGGAGGTAAAAAAGTTATATTCTGAAGGTAGAAATTTGACATATGGTGAATTTCCAACCAAGTTTGTGTGGAAGAAGGATCATTGGGACCCTAGAAAACAACGTTATTCGGTTGGGAGGTTGTTTTATGTTGCTCTCGGATCTGGTGATATGTATTACTTGAGATGTTTGTTGAATGTCGTTAAGGGAGCTATATGTTATGAGGATCTTAGATTTATTAATGGTGTTCAGTATGATTCATTTATAGATGCATGCTTCGCTTTAGGATTGTTGGATGATGATAAGGAGTATATTGATGGAATTGTTGAGGCTTCTTTTTGGTCGTCTGCCCATTCACTGAGATTGCTATTTGTAAGTCTGCTGTCATCAGAATCTGTATCTCGAGCGGATGTTTTATGGCAAAAGTGTTGGAAACATTTATCTGATGATGCTGTTTATAATCAGAGAAAATTAAGGAATCGACCAG GAAGAGAACACTTGGAATTTCTATCAAAGTTTACGGATGAGCAACTTAATGTTCATGATACCATAATGTCGCCTGTGAATTCAAAATGGAGGAAAAATGTGTTTTGTTTATGGGTATGGGGGTATCGGAAAAACATTCATTTGGAGGTCTTTGTCAGCAGGGATTCGTTCGAGAGGATGAATTGTGTTAAATGTGGCATCCAGTGGCATAGCTTCTTTATTGTTACCTGGGGGTGGAACTGCTCACTCACGCTTTAA
- the LOC121808345 gene encoding trifunctional UDP-glucose 4,6-dehydratase/UDP-4-keto-6-deoxy-D-glucose 3,5-epimerase/UDP-4-keto-L-rhamnose-reductase RHM1 gives MSNFTPKNILITGAAGFIASHVANRLIRNYPEYKIVVLDKLDYCSNLKNLLPSKSSPNFKFVKGDIGSADLVNYLLITENIDTIMHFAAQTHVDNSFGNSFEFTKNNIYGTHVLLEACKVTGQIRRFIHVSTDEVYGETEEDAVVGNHEASQLLPTNPYSATKAGAEMLVMAYGRSYGLPVITTRGNNVYGPNQFPEKLIPKFILLAMRGKTLPIHGDGSNVRSYLYCEDVAEAFEVVLHKGEVGHVYNIGTKKERRVIDVARDMCKLFNMDPEKSIEFVDNRPFNDQRYFLDDQKLKNLGWSERTTWEEGLKKTMEWYTSNPDWWGDVSGALLPHPRMLMMPGGIERNFDGAEQYESGKSEFTGNATQNMVVPPSKTGQSTEKPAYKFLIYGRTGWIGGLLGKLCEKQEIAYEYGKGRLENRQQILADILAVKPTHVLNAAGLTGRPNVDWCESHMTETIRVNVAGTLTLADVCREHGLLILNFATGCIFEYDAAHPEGSGIGYKEEDTPNFIGSFYSKTKAMVEELLKEYDNVCTLRVRMPISSDLSNPRNFITKISKYNKVVNIPNSMTILDELLPIAIEMAKRNLRGIWNFTNPGVVSHNEILEMYKQYIDPDFKYTNFTLEEQAKVIIAPRSNNEMDASKLKKEFPELLSIKESLIKYVFEPNRKTPAK, from the exons ATGTCGAATTTCACCCCGAAAAACATCCTCATCACTGGAGCTGCGGGATTCATCGCCTCTCATGTCGCCAACAGGCTTATCAGGAACTACCCTGAGTACAAGATTGTCGTGCTTGACAAGCTTGATTACTGCTCCAACCTCAAGAACCTCCTTCCTTCAAAATCCTCTCCCAACTTCAAGTTTGTCAAGGGAGACATTGGTAGCGCTGACCTTGTCAATTACCTTCTCATCACCGAGAACATTGATACCATAATGCATTTTGCTGCCCAAACCCATGTCGACAATTCCTTTGGTAACAGTTTTGAGTTCACCAAGAACAACATCTATGGCACCCATGTCCTCTTAGAGGCCTGCAAGGTCACCGGGCAGATTAGAAGGTTTATCCATGTTAGCACGGACGAGGTCTATGGAGAGACTGAGGAGGATGCTGTAGTTGGGAACCACGAGGCCTCACAGCTCCTGCCGACAAACCCTTACTCTGCAACAAAGGCTGGGGCTGAGATGCTTGTTATGGCATATGGTAGATCTTATGGATTGCCTGTCATTACAACCCGAGGCAATAATGTTTACGGCCCCAATCAGTTTCCTGAGAAGTTGATTCCTAAGTTCATCCTCTTGGCCATGAGAGGGAAAACTCTTCCTATCCATGGCGACGGATCCAATGTTCGAAGTTACCTCTATTGCGAGGATGTTGCGGAGGCCTTTGAGGTCGTTCTCCACAAGGGAGAAGTCGGTCATGTTTACAACATTGGGACGAAGAAAGAGAGGAGGGTCATTGATGTTGCCAGagacatgtgcaagctgttcaaTATGGATCCCGAAAAGAGCATTGAGTTCGTGGATAACAGGCCGTTTAATGATCAACGGTATTTCCTGGATGACCAGAAACTGAAGAACTTGGGTTGGTCGGAGAGGACCACTTGGGAGGAGGGTCTGAAGAAGACTATGGAGTGGTATACCAGCAATCCCGATTGGTGGGGTGATGTATCTGGTGCATTGCTTCCTCATCCTAGGATGCTGATGATGCCTGGTGGGATCGAGAGGAATTTTGATGGAGCTGAGCAATACGAGTCTGGAAAGTCCGAATTCACTGGTAATGCTACTCAGAATATGGTTGTGCCGCCCTCCAAAACCGGCCAATCAACAGAGAAACCTGCCTACAAGTTCTTGATATATGGCAGGACCGGGTGGATTGGTGGTTTGCTCGGAAAATTGTGCGAGAAACAGGAAATTGCATACGAATATGGGAAAGGGCGTCTTGAGAACCGGCAACAGATTTTGGCGGACATTCTTGCTGTGAAGCCAACACATGTTTTGAATGCAGCTGGTTTAACTGGCAGACCTAACGTTGATTGGTGCGAAAGCCACATGACAGAGACAATTCGCGTCAATGTTGCTGGCACGTTGACCTTGGCTGATGTATGCAGAGAGCACGGACTCCTGATACTGAACTTTGCCACTGGGTGCATTTTCGAATATGATGCTGCACACCCTGAGGGTTCTGGTATCGGATACAAGGAGGAAGACACACCCAATTTCATCGGATCTTTCTATTCCAAGACGAAGGCCATG GTGGAGGAGCTCTTGAAAGAATACGACAACGTCTGCACGCTGAGAGTCCGGATGCCGATATCTTCGGACCTGAGCAACCCACGCAATTTCATCACCAAGATCTCGAAGTACAACAAGGTGGTCAACATCCCCAACAGCATGACAATCTTGGATGAGCTTCTTCCGATTGCGATTGAGATGGCGAAGCGGAACCTCAGAGGCATCTGGAACTTCACCAATCCGGGCGTTGTCAGCCACAACGAGATTCTTGAGATGTACAAGCAATATATTGACCCGGATTTCAAATACACCAACTTCACTCTCGAGGAGCAAGCGAAGGTTATCATTGCTCCCAGAAGCAACAATGAGATGGATGCGTCCAAACTGAAGAAAgagttccccgagctgctctcGATCAAGGAGTCATTGATCAAGTACGTATTTGAGCCAAACAGGAAAACCCCGGCTAAGTGA
- the LOC121809476 gene encoding alpha,alpha-trehalose-phosphate synthase [UDP-forming] 1-like, translating into MSGNKCNGSSQVLSTRIGRLLRARELKKNNRNDGTPIPEIDVSWNSHVNVDQYSETAAQAFIDGWERPDGKPTKQRLLVVANRLPVSAVRRGEDSWSLEISAGGLVSALLGVKEFEAKWIGWAGVNVPDEVGKKALTAALAEKKCIPVFLDEEIVHQYYNGYCNNILWPLFHYLGLPQEDRLATTRSFQSQFEAYQKANQMFADVVNNHYEEGDVVWCHDYHLMFLPKYLKEYNNKMKVGWFLHTPFPSSEIHRTLPSRSELLRAVLMADLVGFHTYDYARHFVSACTRILGLEGTPEGVEDQGRLTRVAAFPIGIDSERFMRALEMPGVQENIKELKERFSGRKVMLGVDRLDMIKGIPQKILAFEKFLEEKPYWCDKVVLLQIAVPTRTDVPEYQKLTSQVHEIVGRINGKFGTLTAVPIHHLDRSLDFPALCALYAVTDVALVTSLRDGMNLVSYEFVACQDSKRGVLILSEFAGAAQSLGAGAILVNPWNITEVAAAIDQALNMPAEEREKRHRHNFEHVTTHTAQQWAEFFVSELNDTVIEAQQRIRKVPPPLEFNDAIGRYLQSNKRLLILGFNATLTEIVDTPGRRGDQIKEMELKLHPELKKPLASLCEDPNTIVVVLSGSERSVLDENFGDFKMWLAAENGMFLRSTEKGKEQWMTTMPEHLNMDWVDSVKHVLEYFTERTPRSHFERRETLLVWNYKYSDSEFGRLQARDMLQHLWTGPISNSSVDVVQGSRTVEVRAVGVTKGAAIDRILGEIVHSKAISTPIDFVMCVGHFFGKDEDVYTFFEPELPPDNLAFSRCKASEAAKRQAPPARPHPNADKKSASSRRASPENTCLNVLDLKKDNYFSVVVGRTRTNARYLLNNSDDVVSFLKELAEAAATYSSH; encoded by the exons ATGTCTGGCAATAAGTGTAACGGAAGCTCACAAGTGCTCAGCACCCGAATTGGAAGGCTCTTGAGAGCGAGAGAGCTGAAAAAGAACAACAGGAATGATGGCACCCCCATTCCTGAGATAGATGTATCATGGAATTCCCATGTCAATGTGGACCAGTATTCAGAAACTGCTGCACAGGCTTTTATTGATGGGTGGGAAAGGCCCGATGGGAAACCGACCAAACAGAGGTTGCTAGTGGTTGCCAATAGGCTGCCTGTCTCTGCAGTAAGGCGGGGCGAGGATTCGTGGTCGTTGGAGATAAGCGCAGGCGGTCTAGTTAGTGCTCTTTTGG GGGTGAAGGAGTTCGAGGCAAAATGGATTGGTTGGGCGGGTGTGAATGTGCCAGATGAGGTCGGGAAGAAGGCACTCACTGCAGCTCTTGCTGAGAAG AAGTGTATTCCCGTCTTCCTCGATGAAGAGATTGTTCATCAGTATTACAATGGCTACTGCAACAATATACTGTGGCCTCTGTTCCATTATCTCGGACTCCCACAAGAGGACCGTCTTGCAACCACGAGGAGTTTTCAGTCGCAGTTCGAAGCGTATCAGAAGGCAAACCAGATGTTTGCCGATGTTGTGAACAATCATTATGAGGAGGGTGATGTTGTTTGGTGTCACGACTACCACCTCATGTTTCTACCAAAATATCTCAAGGAGTATAACAACAAGATGAAAGTTGGATGGTTTCTTCACACTCCGTTTCCATCTTCTGAAATCCACCGCACTTTGCCATCCCGGTCTGAACTTCTACGTGCAGTTCTGATGGCTGATTTAGTGGG ATTCCATACATATGATTATGCAAGACATTTTGTGAGTGCTTGTACTCGTATTCTTGGACTTGAAGGTACTCCAGAAGGAGTAGAGGATCAAGGTAGACTTACTCGTGTAGCTGCG TTTCCCATAGGGATAGATTCGGAAAGGTTCATGCGGGCTCTAGAAATGCCTGGAGTCCAGGAGAATATTAAAGAACTGAAAGAGAGATTTTCTGGAAGAAAG GTAATGCTGGGTGTGGACCGTCTCGACATGATAAAAGGAATCCCTCAAAAGATACTAGCTTTTGAGAAATTTCTGGAGGAAAAACCATACTGGTGTGATAAAGTGGTATTGCTTCAAATTGCTGTGCCAACAAGAACCGATGTTCCTGAAT ATCAAAAACTTACGAGCCAAGTTCATGAAATTGTTGGACGAATCAATGGAAAATTTGGAACTTTGACTGCTGTTCCTATTCACCATCTG GATCGTTCCCTTGACTTTCCTGCACTGTGTGCATTGTATGCTGTCACTG ATGTAGCACTTGTCACTTCTTTGCGGGATGGAATGAATCTCGTCAGCTATGAGTTTGTGGCATGTCAAGATTCCAAGCGGGGGGTTCTCATCCTCAGCGAA TTTGCTGGAGCAGCACAGTCTCTTGGTGCTGGCGCAATTCTCGTGAATCCGTGGAACATTACGGAAGTCGCTGCAGCAATAGACCAGGCTTTGAATATGCCtgctgaagagagagagaaacgcCATAGGCATAACTTTGAGCATGTCACAACTCATACTGCTCAGCAGTGGGCTGAATTCTTTGTAAG TGAACTCAATGATACTGTTATTGAAGCTCAGCAGAGAATAAGAAAAGTTCCACCCCCTCTTGAGTTCAATGATGCCATCGGCCGTTACTTGCAGTCTAACAAACGATTACTCATACTG GGTTTCAATGCTACACTTACGGAGATAGTGGACACGCCAGGGAGAAGGGGAGATCAGATCAAAGAAATGGAATTAAAACTGCATCCTGAGTTGAAGAAGCCTCTGGCATCGCTTTGCGAGGATCCAAACACTATAGTCGTGGTGCTTAGTGGAAGCGAAAGATCCGTCCTTGACGAG AACTTCGGGGATTTCAAAATGTGGTTGGCAGCTGAAAACGGGATGTTCCTGCGATCAACAGAGAAGGGGAAGGAGCAATGGATGACGACGATGCCGGAGCACTTGAATATGGATTGGGTTGACAGTGTGAAG CATGTGCTCGAGTACTTCACTGAACGAACACCGAGATCACATTTTGAACGCCGGGAGACTCTGCTTGTATGGAACTATAAGTATTCAG ATTCTGAATTCGGAAGGCTGCAAGCAAGAGACATGCTGCAGCATCTGTGGACGGGCCCGATCTCCAACTCGTCGGTGGACGTGGTCCAAGGCAGCCGCACGGTGGAGGTTCGAGCAGTTGGTGTGACAAAG GGAGCAGCCATTGATCGTATACTGGGAGAGATCGTACACAGTAAAGCCATCTCTACTCCGATAGACTTCGTCATGTGCGTCGGCCATTTCTTCGGAAAG GATGAAGATGTGTACACATTTTTCGAGCCAGAACTTCCACCCGATAACTTGGCTTTTTCGAGATGCAAGGCGAGCGAGGCGGCGAAGAGGCAAGCTCCGCCAGCGAGGCCTCACCCCAACGCCGACAAGAAATCCGCGAGCAGCAGACGGGCGTCGCCGGAGAACACTTGCTTGAATGTGCTTGATCTAAAAAAGGACAACTACTTCTCGGTGGTGGTGGGGCGGACGCGGACGAACGCGCGCTATCTTCTCAACAACTCCGACGACGTCGTATCGTTCCTCAAGGAGTTGGCGGAGGCAGCAGCCACATACTCATCGCACTGA